One stretch of Roseimicrobium sp. ORNL1 DNA includes these proteins:
- a CDS encoding SMI1/KNR4 family protein, whose product MNFIDELQAYVATQDHRGCDESELAEVQSRSPIPLPQDYIDFLKVMGRGAEEFLVGTDYYFPEILEFQDAARELLQEGPSPVALPPWFAIAMHQGYQFWALTEEGVWWYTENKETATLRHANFREWFRTMMRIPPPRWG is encoded by the coding sequence ATGAACTTCATTGATGAACTGCAAGCCTATGTCGCCACTCAGGACCACCGGGGTTGCGACGAAAGTGAATTGGCAGAAGTCCAGTCACGCTCCCCCATCCCCCTTCCTCAGGACTACATCGATTTCCTCAAAGTGATGGGGAGAGGAGCAGAGGAATTTCTCGTGGGAACAGACTACTACTTTCCGGAGATTCTAGAGTTCCAGGATGCGGCGAGGGAATTGTTGCAGGAGGGCCCATCGCCCGTGGCACTGCCTCCGTGGTTTGCGATTGCCATGCATCAGGGCTATCAATTCTGGGCGCTGACAGAGGAAGGCGTTTGGTGGTATACGGAGAATAAAGAAACAGCGACATTGAGACATGCAAACTTTCGCGAATGGTTTCGCACCATGATGCGCATACCACCCCCGCGCTGGGGCTGA